A window of Eubacteriaceae bacterium ES3 contains these coding sequences:
- a CDS encoding pyruvate carboxylase yields the protein MKKFNKVLIANRGEIAIRIIRACQELGIHTVAIYAQEDQLSLFRTKADESYLISGTNGPVEAYLDMDKIITLAKKKEVDAIHPGYGFLAENPIFAKKCEEEGIVFIGPTHEMMEKMGDKIQSKIVAKSVNVPTIPGVEKPITSDSEAIEFAEKAGYPIILKAAAGGGGRGMRIVHSEKDLLKEFHSATSEATKAFGDGTIFVEKYLEEPKHIEVQILGDNYGNVVHLFERDCSIQRRHQKIVEFTPSLSINDMQRQAICQDALKLAKSVNYRNAGTIEFLVDKNGDHYFIEMNPRIQVEHTVTELVTEIDLVQSQILIAQGLALDSPEVGIPSQDAIVSRGTAIQCRITTEDPNNHFMPDTGRIDVYRTGSGFGIRLDGGNGFTGAEITPYYDSLLVKSTAFSRNFEDARRKAVRALKEMDIEGVHTNKDFLINVLQHPKFIGGDCDTKFIDDHPELFNIADQVSEESNVLRYLGNIIVNETFGNKPDFDEPYIPELKGGVPQSGTKQILDEQGPDGLVKWIKSQNKLLLCDTTLRDAHQSIAATRVRSRDMIKIARQTAELVPDLYALEMWGGATYDVAYRFLKESPWRRLDELRERIPNVLFQMLLRGANAVGYKNYPDNVIRAFVQQAAKSGIDVFRIFDSLNWMEGMKISIEEVLKTDKVAEVSICYTGDILDSSKTKYNLDYYVRMAKEIEKTGAHILAIKDMSGLLKPIAAKKLVEALKQETKMPIHLHTHDTTGNGVATVLFGSLAGADIADAALNGVSGLTSQPALNSIVAALKNTDRDSMLDEDSLQILSDYWGTTRQVYGQFESELKSGSTEIYKYEIPGGQYSNLRAQVESFGLGHKFREVKDKYLEANLMLGDIVKVTPSSKTVGDLSIFMVQNELTAENIKTKGKDLAYPDSVVDYFKGMIGQPEGGFDKELQNIVLKGVEPITVRPGTLLPDEDFDAIKKQYLDEYNYELDDREVLSVALYPKVMKDYVEFLQDFGDFMRMDSHTFFFGLKKGELAEVEMSEGRRFLIKLVNVGMPNDEGMCPVMFEVDGFRREIYVEDKRSLTAKQKTTMLKADPKNNKQVGSAIPGTVLKVLVNEGDEVKTNQALVIVEAMKMETEMVAAGDGVVKRIYVSEGQSVQTGELIVELD from the coding sequence ATGAAAAAATTTAACAAAGTATTAATTGCCAATCGCGGCGAGATAGCGATAAGAATTATTAGAGCCTGCCAGGAGCTGGGAATCCATACTGTGGCGATTTACGCCCAGGAAGATCAGTTATCCCTGTTTCGAACCAAGGCAGATGAATCCTACCTGATTTCAGGAACAAACGGACCGGTAGAAGCTTATTTGGATATGGATAAGATTATTACCCTGGCCAAGAAAAAGGAAGTGGATGCAATTCACCCTGGTTACGGATTTTTAGCAGAAAATCCTATTTTTGCCAAAAAATGTGAAGAGGAAGGAATTGTCTTTATCGGTCCAACCCACGAGATGATGGAGAAAATGGGCGATAAGATTCAGTCTAAAATTGTGGCAAAAAGTGTTAATGTTCCCACAATTCCTGGGGTTGAAAAACCAATTACCTCTGATTCAGAGGCCATAGAATTTGCAGAAAAGGCCGGTTATCCGATAATTTTAAAAGCTGCAGCTGGCGGTGGCGGACGTGGTATGCGAATCGTACATTCAGAAAAAGACCTCTTAAAAGAGTTTCATTCAGCAACAAGTGAAGCAACTAAAGCTTTTGGTGATGGGACAATTTTTGTTGAAAAATATTTGGAAGAACCCAAGCATATCGAGGTTCAGATTCTCGGGGATAACTATGGTAACGTTGTTCATCTCTTTGAAAGAGATTGCTCAATTCAGAGACGGCACCAGAAAATTGTTGAGTTTACCCCTTCATTAAGCATTAATGATATGCAACGCCAGGCTATTTGCCAGGATGCCCTGAAGCTAGCCAAGTCTGTAAATTATAGAAATGCCGGAACGATTGAGTTTTTGGTTGATAAAAACGGAGACCATTACTTTATTGAAATGAACCCGCGAATTCAGGTTGAGCATACAGTTACCGAGCTGGTGACAGAAATTGATTTGGTTCAGTCCCAGATTCTTATCGCACAAGGCTTAGCCCTGGATTCTCCAGAAGTGGGAATCCCTTCTCAGGATGCTATTGTTTCGCGTGGAACTGCTATTCAGTGCCGAATTACGACAGAAGATCCTAACAATCATTTTATGCCTGATACTGGCCGCATTGATGTTTACCGGACCGGTAGCGGTTTTGGTATTCGATTGGATGGCGGTAATGGTTTTACAGGGGCTGAAATTACGCCATACTATGACAGTTTATTGGTTAAAAGTACTGCCTTTTCCAGAAATTTTGAAGATGCACGTCGAAAAGCGGTACGCGCCTTAAAAGAGATGGATATTGAAGGCGTACATACTAATAAGGACTTTTTAATTAACGTTTTGCAGCATCCTAAATTTATTGGTGGCGATTGCGATACTAAATTTATTGATGATCATCCGGAACTATTTAATATTGCTGACCAGGTAAGTGAAGAAAGCAATGTTCTGCGTTATTTGGGAAATATCATTGTTAACGAAACCTTTGGTAATAAACCGGACTTTGATGAACCCTATATTCCAGAATTAAAAGGCGGAGTACCGCAATCTGGAACAAAACAGATTTTGGATGAACAGGGACCAGATGGTCTGGTAAAATGGATTAAAAGCCAGAATAAGCTACTTTTATGTGATACAACCCTGCGTGATGCTCATCAGTCGATTGCAGCCACCCGAGTCAGAAGCCGTGACATGATTAAAATTGCCCGACAGACTGCTGAGCTGGTACCTGATTTATATGCTCTTGAAATGTGGGGGGGAGCAACCTATGACGTTGCCTATCGATTCCTGAAAGAATCGCCATGGCGACGACTGGATGAGCTAAGAGAACGGATTCCTAATGTTTTATTCCAGATGCTACTGCGGGGAGCGAACGCAGTTGGTTACAAGAACTACCCGGATAACGTGATTCGAGCCTTTGTTCAACAGGCAGCTAAAAGCGGAATCGATGTATTTAGAATCTTTGACTCTTTAAACTGGATGGAAGGGATGAAAATTTCCATCGAAGAAGTACTAAAAACCGACAAAGTAGCAGAAGTTTCTATCTGCTATACGGGTGATATATTAGATAGTTCAAAAACAAAATACAATCTGGACTATTATGTGCGAATGGCTAAAGAAATTGAAAAAACCGGAGCACATATCCTGGCCATTAAAGATATGTCTGGGCTATTAAAACCTATTGCTGCAAAAAAACTGGTGGAAGCCTTAAAACAGGAAACTAAAATGCCAATTCATCTCCATACTCACGATACAACCGGGAATGGTGTGGCAACGGTTCTGTTTGGAAGTCTGGCTGGAGCTGATATTGCTGATGCAGCCTTGAATGGTGTCAGTGGTTTAACTTCACAACCGGCACTTAACTCGATTGTGGCGGCCCTGAAGAATACCGATCGAGATTCAATGCTCGATGAAGACAGTCTTCAGATTTTATCAGATTACTGGGGAACAACTCGTCAGGTATACGGTCAGTTTGAATCGGAACTAAAATCTGGTTCCACAGAAATCTACAAGTATGAGATTCCAGGTGGACAGTATTCTAACCTAAGGGCACAGGTTGAAAGCTTTGGCCTGGGTCATAAGTTCAGAGAAGTTAAGGATAAATATCTGGAAGCTAATCTGATGCTGGGCGATATTGTTAAAGTTACACCTTCTTCTAAAACTGTGGGAGATTTATCTATCTTTATGGTGCAGAATGAACTGACAGCGGAAAATATCAAAACTAAAGGTAAAGATCTGGCCTATCCTGACTCAGTAGTTGATTATTTTAAAGGAATGATCGGTCAGCCGGAAGGTGGCTTTGATAAGGAACTTCAGAATATTGTTTTAAAAGGCGTTGAACCAATTACTGTAAGACCGGGAACCCTCCTGCCAGATGAAGATTTTGATGCAATTAAAAAACAGTATCTGGATGAATATAATTATGAATTGGATGACAGAGAAGTTCTAAGTGTAGCGCTTTATCCAAAAGTAATGAAGGATTATGTAGAATTCTTACAGGATTTTGGCGATTTCATGCGAATGGATAGTCATACTTTCTTCTTTGGTCTTAAAAAGGGTGAATTAGCCGAGGTTGAAATGTCTGAAGGTCGACGTTTCTTAATCAAACTGGTAAATGTGGGGATGCCTAATGATGAGGGGATGTGCCCAGTAATGTTTGAAGTGGATGGTTTCAGACGGGAAATTTATGTTGAGGATAAACGCAGTCTGACAGCAAAACAGAAAACGACTATGTTAAAAGCGGATCCCAAGAATAATAAACAGGTTGGTTCGGCTATCCCAGGAACAGTTTTAAAAGTTCTGGTGAACGAAGGTGATGAAGTAAAAACCAATCAGGCTCTGGTAATCGTAGAAGCCATGAAGATGGAAACTGAGATGGTTGCAGCCGGAGACGGAGTAGTAAAACGAATTTATGTATCAGAAGGTCAGAGTGTTCAGACCGGTGAATTGATTGTAGAACTGGACTAG
- the aroC gene encoding chorismate synthase yields MSSIWGNKFKVSLFGESHGEGIGAVIDGVPSGIPIDLEAIQYELNRRAAKGKELATPRKEGDQIKILSGVFNGRTTGTPIAGVILNENTRSKDYEKTKDLMRPGHADYTASIRYGGYQDYRGGGHFSARVTAPLVFAGAVARQVLKEMAPSLKIGSRIISIKEIKDPIRPSISDYEEFESLIKNPLFPVFTQASEEPMLEQIRKAKAEEDSVGGIIEGFAVNMLPGLGDPFFESVESRLAALLFSIPAVKGVSFGLGFDITTKQGSQVNDAFSIKENRVQTETNYNGGINGGISNGMPIVFQVALKPTPSIGKEQKTINLATMENTMMKIEGRHDPCVVLRAFPVVEAALSICLVDLLI; encoded by the coding sequence ATGAGCTCGATCTGGGGGAATAAATTCAAGGTTTCTTTATTCGGTGAATCACATGGTGAAGGAATTGGCGCGGTTATTGACGGGGTTCCTTCAGGTATTCCCATTGATCTTGAAGCAATCCAGTATGAACTAAATCGACGGGCTGCTAAAGGAAAAGAACTGGCTACACCGCGTAAAGAGGGCGATCAGATTAAAATCTTAAGTGGAGTATTTAATGGTCGGACAACGGGAACTCCGATTGCCGGAGTGATACTCAATGAAAATACCCGCTCGAAGGACTATGAGAAAACGAAAGATTTGATGCGTCCGGGTCACGCTGATTATACGGCCAGTATACGTTATGGTGGTTATCAGGATTATCGGGGTGGAGGACATTTTTCCGCTCGTGTTACAGCACCGCTGGTTTTTGCCGGAGCGGTTGCCAGACAGGTTTTAAAAGAGATGGCACCAAGCTTAAAAATCGGCAGTAGAATTATTTCTATTAAGGAAATAAAGGACCCCATTAGGCCGTCTATTTCTGATTATGAAGAGTTTGAAAGTTTAATCAAAAATCCTCTTTTTCCTGTTTTTACACAAGCATCTGAAGAACCGATGCTTGAACAAATCCGAAAGGCTAAAGCAGAGGAAGATTCGGTTGGTGGAATTATTGAAGGATTCGCAGTCAATATGTTGCCGGGATTGGGCGATCCCTTTTTTGAATCGGTAGAAAGCCGTTTGGCTGCTCTTCTTTTTTCAATACCAGCGGTTAAAGGTGTTAGCTTTGGACTGGGCTTTGATATAACCACCAAACAGGGGTCCCAAGTTAACGATGCATTTTCGATTAAAGAGAATCGGGTGCAGACTGAAACCAATTATAATGGTGGGATCAACGGAGGGATCAGTAATGGCATGCCAATCGTTTTCCAGGTGGCATTAAAACCCACACCCAGTATTGGAAAAGAACAAAAAACCATTAACCTGGCGACAATGGAAAATACGATGATGAAAATTGAAGGACGACATGATCCATGTGTAGTCTTAAGAGCCTTTCCGGTTGTAGAAGCGGCCTTATCTATATGTCTGGTAGATTTATTAATTTAG
- a CDS encoding ABC transporter ATP-binding protein: MNNEYVVTMKNITKSFGKVKALDHVEFSLKKGEVHAILGENGAGKSSLMNVLSGIYMPDSGTIEIKDQSVRIPNPKSALSMGIGMLPQHYKLVDVFTALENVAAGSQKITPFMNRKKISDEMGELNKSFGMDIDLAKKVREMSVAEKQSLEIFKVLYRGADILILDEPTAVLTPQEIENLFGIIKKMVAKGCSVIIITHKLEEVMAISDRITIMRKGRTVQTVNKEETDAQELAGLMVGDVMELNVPYVKVERGRKSLEVKEITAYDRNKVAVLNKVSFDIHEGEILGVAGIAGSGQKELCEGIAGLYPLKSGDILFNGESIMGKNPEAIHDLGVSLSFVPEDRLGMGLVSSMDIIDNVLLKDYRSNKGLSISKTQSREKAEKLVEKLNVVTPAIENHAVSLLSGGNIQKVLLGREIQLNPKLLLTAYATRGLDVGSSQIIYDLLNEQKKKMKPILYVGEDLDVLMSLCDRVLVLCEGRVTGIVDPKVTTKEAIGLLMSGVTEEGGQ, translated from the coding sequence ATGAACAACGAGTATGTGGTAACGATGAAAAATATCACGAAATCTTTCGGGAAAGTCAAAGCCCTGGATCATGTGGAATTTTCTTTAAAGAAAGGTGAGGTCCATGCCATACTGGGAGAAAATGGTGCCGGCAAAAGTTCACTGATGAATGTTTTGTCAGGTATCTATATGCCGGATAGCGGAACCATTGAAATAAAGGACCAAAGCGTCAGAATACCAAACCCTAAAAGTGCATTGAGTATGGGGATTGGGATGCTGCCTCAACATTATAAACTGGTGGATGTGTTTACTGCCCTGGAAAATGTTGCAGCTGGCAGCCAGAAGATTACACCTTTTATGAATCGGAAGAAGATTTCAGATGAAATGGGGGAATTGAATAAAAGTTTTGGGATGGATATTGATTTGGCCAAGAAGGTTAGGGAAATGTCTGTGGCCGAAAAACAAAGCCTGGAAATTTTCAAAGTACTGTATCGTGGCGCGGATATTTTAATTCTCGATGAGCCTACGGCAGTATTAACCCCGCAAGAGATTGAAAATCTTTTTGGTATCATTAAAAAAATGGTAGCAAAGGGGTGTTCAGTGATCATAATCACGCATAAACTGGAAGAGGTTATGGCCATCAGCGATCGGATTACCATCATGCGAAAAGGCCGGACAGTACAGACTGTCAATAAAGAAGAAACAGATGCGCAGGAGCTGGCCGGTCTGATGGTCGGTGATGTGATGGAGCTTAATGTACCTTATGTTAAGGTTGAACGCGGCAGAAAGAGTCTTGAGGTAAAAGAGATTACTGCCTATGACCGAAATAAGGTTGCTGTTCTCAATAAGGTCAGTTTTGATATCCATGAAGGAGAGATCCTTGGGGTTGCAGGAATTGCCGGTAGCGGTCAAAAAGAGCTTTGTGAAGGGATTGCTGGTCTTTATCCCTTAAAATCAGGGGATATTCTGTTTAATGGGGAAAGTATTATGGGAAAAAATCCCGAAGCCATTCACGACTTGGGCGTCAGTTTGAGTTTTGTGCCGGAAGATCGATTGGGGATGGGCCTGGTTTCGTCCATGGATATCATTGATAACGTTCTTTTAAAAGATTATCGAAGTAACAAAGGATTAAGTATTTCCAAAACACAGTCCCGGGAAAAAGCTGAGAAACTGGTGGAAAAGCTCAATGTCGTAACACCGGCAATTGAAAATCATGCGGTTAGTCTTTTGTCTGGGGGAAATATTCAAAAAGTATTGTTAGGAAGAGAAATTCAGTTGAATCCCAAGTTGTTACTTACTGCCTACGCCACCAGAGGCTTGGATGTTGGTTCATCTCAGATTATATATGACCTTTTGAATGAACAGAAAAAGAAGATGAAACCAATTCTTTATGTTGGTGAAGACCTGGATGTATTAATGAGTCTGTGTGATCGGGTTTTAGTGCTTTGCGAAGGTCGGGTTACAGGGATTGTTGATCCAAAGGTCACAACCAAAGAAGCGATTGGCTTACTGATGTCAGGGGTTACGGAAGAAGGTGGACAGTAA
- a CDS encoding ABC transporter permease — protein sequence MFLYFLSASVRAGTCLLFATLGEIISEKVGHTNLGVEGMMQMGAVIGFIAGFVSGNPYVAILCAALAGMAGALIYALLTVTFKANQIVTGLTLSIFGTGFATFFGKNYIGKKVPEAITNFFAPVPFPGLSKIPVLGEVFFNQSIYVYFSYLLVVLVFIYLYKTKWGLHTRMVGENPAAADASGISVDRYKYFNIALSGALSGLGGAFLSLVYISILPVNVVGGRGWIAVALVIFATWNPIRAMVGAYFFGALDIAGYWLQQYNLPVSIYLFDALPYLATVFVLLFTSMKKSGNSKEPAWLGRNYFKEDR from the coding sequence ATGTTTCTATATTTCTTAAGTGCTTCAGTCAGAGCGGGAACCTGCCTGCTTTTTGCAACTCTTGGTGAGATTATATCGGAAAAAGTTGGGCATACCAATCTTGGGGTTGAAGGAATGATGCAAATGGGGGCAGTGATTGGTTTTATTGCCGGTTTTGTCTCAGGAAATCCTTATGTGGCAATTCTCTGCGCAGCTTTGGCGGGGATGGCTGGGGCGCTTATATACGCCCTCCTGACAGTGACCTTTAAAGCTAATCAGATTGTCACCGGTTTGACCTTGAGTATCTTTGGAACAGGATTTGCCACTTTTTTCGGGAAAAACTACATTGGGAAAAAAGTACCGGAAGCGATCACTAATTTTTTTGCACCAGTTCCATTTCCTGGGCTATCGAAAATACCGGTGCTTGGCGAAGTATTTTTTAATCAAAGTATTTATGTATATTTTTCCTACCTTTTAGTAGTTCTGGTTTTCATTTATCTCTATAAAACTAAATGGGGACTCCACACACGAATGGTTGGTGAAAATCCGGCAGCAGCTGATGCCAGTGGGATTTCGGTAGATCGATATAAATATTTTAATATCGCTCTCTCCGGTGCCTTGAGTGGTTTGGGCGGAGCCTTTCTATCCCTGGTTTATATCAGTATCCTGCCGGTAAACGTAGTTGGCGGACGCGGTTGGATAGCGGTAGCATTGGTTATCTTTGCGACGTGGAATCCTATTCGGGCAATGGTTGGGGCTTATTTTTTCGGAGCCCTCGATATTGCTGGTTACTGGCTGCAACAGTACAATCTGCCGGTTTCCATTTATCTTTTTGATGCCCTGCCATATCTGGCGACGGTATTTGTGCTGTTATTTACCTCGATGAAAAAAAGTGGCAACTCAAAAGAACCAGCCTGGCTGGGAAGAAACTATTTTAAGGAAGACAGATAA
- a CDS encoding ABC transporter permease: protein MYHIIKRDEPKPRQKLLIRIGFVLAALAVSSIFVLFAKANPLELYIGIVQGCFGSLYRFAATIEKMVPLMILSLGVMVAFKMRFWNIGAEGQFLMGAVGAAAVVRFLPDLPLPFMLFLTALAAFAAGAVWLLIPAFFKANFGTNETLFTLMLNYIALTIVTALQYDFWKDPAANGMPKIANFPENALLPETHGFNLSVVFAVVIVLVMYYFMNRSKIGFEITVLGESENTARYIGINVKKTILTAAVISGGLCGLVGMIQSTGVSGTLTTEITGGLGFTAIIVAWLSGLKVPFIVINSFAFGVLLQGASYIQTAFQIPGSVAEMIQGTILFFILASEFIIQYQIVSDRHKEEVA from the coding sequence ATGTATCATATTATTAAGAGAGACGAACCTAAGCCGCGGCAGAAGTTATTAATTAGGATTGGCTTTGTGTTAGCCGCCTTGGCAGTTTCTTCAATTTTTGTACTGTTTGCTAAGGCCAATCCGCTGGAACTCTATATTGGAATTGTTCAAGGCTGTTTCGGAAGTCTTTACCGATTTGCTGCAACAATTGAAAAAATGGTACCGCTTATGATTCTTTCTCTAGGGGTAATGGTTGCCTTTAAGATGCGGTTCTGGAACATTGGGGCGGAAGGTCAATTTTTGATGGGAGCCGTTGGTGCGGCTGCTGTTGTCAGATTTTTGCCTGATCTGCCGCTGCCGTTTATGCTTTTTTTAACCGCTTTGGCAGCCTTTGCTGCCGGCGCTGTTTGGCTTCTAATACCAGCTTTTTTTAAAGCTAATTTTGGAACTAATGAAACGCTCTTTACGCTGATGCTTAATTATATTGCCTTAACGATAGTGACAGCCCTGCAGTACGATTTCTGGAAAGATCCTGCAGCTAACGGGATGCCCAAGATCGCAAATTTCCCGGAAAACGCCTTGCTGCCGGAAACTCATGGTTTTAATTTAAGTGTCGTCTTTGCGGTTGTTATAGTTTTGGTCATGTATTATTTTATGAATCGCTCAAAAATTGGATTTGAAATAACAGTCCTGGGTGAGAGTGAAAACACTGCCCGTTATATCGGCATTAATGTCAAGAAAACAATTCTTACAGCAGCGGTAATAAGCGGTGGTCTTTGCGGATTAGTGGGGATGATTCAATCTACTGGCGTCAGTGGAACCTTAACCACTGAAATTACCGGTGGACTTGGATTTACAGCGATTATTGTTGCCTGGCTTTCAGGTTTAAAAGTTCCTTTTATTGTAATTAATTCGTTTGCCTTCGGAGTCCTCTTACAGGGAGCTTCTTACATTCAAACGGCTTTCCAGATACCCGGGTCGGTGGCAGAGATGATCCAGGGAACGATTCTATTTTTTATTCTGGCCAGTGAATTTATTATCCAGTATCAGATTGTATCTGATCGGCACAAAGAGGAGGTGGCCTGA
- a CDS encoding chorismate mutase, whose translation MSLESIRKKVDEIDDEMRVLFEKRMDCVREIIEYKYKHQENVFDPEREEQVLQANAEKLKNQEYRQAYEKVLKEMMASSKVFQKGWLAQKEAEN comes from the coding sequence ATGAGTTTGGAATCAATTCGCAAAAAGGTAGATGAAATTGATGATGAAATGCGCGTTCTCTTTGAAAAAAGAATGGACTGTGTAAGAGAAATCATTGAATATAAATACAAACATCAGGAAAATGTCTTTGATCCTGAACGGGAAGAGCAAGTACTGCAAGCTAATGCAGAAAAACTAAAAAATCAGGAATATAGACAAGCTTACGAAAAAGTCCTCAAGGAAATGATGGCGTCCAGTAAAGTCTTTCAAAAAGGCTGGTTAGCACAAAAAGAGGCGGAAAATTGA
- the aroA gene encoding 3-phosphoshikimate 1-carboxyvinyltransferase, with translation MKILKIEPHKLTGVIQIPPSKSVSHRAIISAALAKGRSTITNVLMSQDMIATCKIMENFGASIAYKEEEDHRFTLIVDGNPDVLLKHKELECNESGSTLRFIIPIVLLQEEEAFITGKGRLTERPMEPYYKIFDEKEIVWSRLEEGSELPLSVKGKLKPGVYSLDGGVSSQFITGLMFALPLLPGNSRIHLTSSLESKPYIDITLEILQKFGIEIINDRYRNFLIKGNQKYQARDFRVEGDFSQGAFWMVAGSIGNEIRCRDLNLNSAQGDKVIAEIIKKMGGQIDILEEGLLVEPAKTKGIVIDVSQCPDLVPILAVLASFSKGQTRIINGERLRFKESDRLMATADFLNKLGGKVKETEDGLIIENVENLTGNTVSSHNDHRIAMAVAIASMMSESAITLSGADAVNKSYPHFWDDFKFLGGEIHELDLGE, from the coding sequence ATGAAAATATTAAAAATTGAGCCTCATAAGCTGACCGGTGTGATACAGATTCCACCGTCTAAAAGTGTTAGTCATCGGGCGATTATTTCTGCCGCTCTGGCAAAAGGGCGAAGTACCATCACAAATGTCTTGATGTCACAGGATATGATTGCGACCTGCAAAATCATGGAAAACTTTGGGGCTTCAATTGCCTATAAGGAAGAGGAAGACCATCGGTTCACATTAATAGTTGATGGCAATCCTGATGTACTATTAAAGCATAAAGAACTGGAGTGTAATGAATCGGGATCTACCCTGCGTTTTATTATTCCAATTGTTTTGCTGCAGGAAGAAGAAGCATTCATCACTGGTAAAGGTCGTTTGACAGAACGGCCGATGGAACCCTATTATAAAATTTTCGATGAAAAAGAGATTGTATGGTCACGACTCGAAGAAGGAAGTGAACTGCCCCTTTCCGTTAAAGGAAAACTTAAACCCGGTGTTTATTCATTGGATGGCGGTGTCAGTTCGCAATTTATTACGGGTCTGATGTTTGCTTTGCCCCTATTACCTGGCAATTCACGAATTCATTTAACCTCGTCACTTGAATCTAAACCCTATATTGATATCACCCTGGAAATACTGCAAAAATTTGGGATAGAAATAATCAATGATCGTTATCGCAATTTTTTAATTAAAGGCAATCAGAAGTATCAGGCCAGAGATTTTCGGGTTGAAGGTGACTTTTCCCAAGGCGCCTTTTGGATGGTTGCCGGCAGTATTGGCAATGAAATACGTTGTCGGGATTTGAATCTTAACTCAGCCCAGGGCGACAAGGTAATTGCTGAAATTATAAAAAAAATGGGCGGTCAGATTGATATTCTTGAAGAAGGGCTGCTGGTTGAACCGGCCAAGACAAAAGGAATCGTAATTGATGTCTCCCAGTGCCCGGATCTGGTTCCAATTTTGGCCGTTTTGGCATCTTTCAGCAAAGGTCAAACGCGGATTATCAATGGTGAGCGATTGCGGTTCAAGGAATCTGATCGTCTGATGGCAACTGCCGACTTTTTAAATAAATTAGGTGGCAAGGTAAAAGAAACAGAAGACGGCCTGATTATTGAGAATGTTGAGAACCTGACCGGCAACACGGTATCCAGTCATAATGACCATCGGATCGCTATGGCTGTAGCAATCGCTTCAATGATGTCAGAATCAGCTATTACGCTTTCCGGTGCGGATGCGGTGAATAAATCCTATCCTCATTTCTGGGATGACTTTAAATTCCTGGGAGGTGAGATTCATGAGCTCGATCTGGGGGAATAA
- the aroB gene encoding 3-dehydroquinate synthase has product MKELLCETSSSHHYPILIEKGIKDRIASMKTLFAPYNKVVIITDKNVAKKYLADMERQVRAAGPKVYSIVIPAGEESKCLSQVSDIYEELVECNVTRKDAILTLGGGVVGDLGGFCAATYLRGIDFIQVPTSLLAQVDSSVGGKVGIDLDAGKNLVGAFHQPEAVIIDPLFLDTLDDHYLMDGMGEVIKYGCIKSQSLFVKLMGYSYHEDLIDDMEEIIEKCCAIKKTVVEADEHEQGLRRILNFGHTIGHVVETFYKYKKYSHGQGVAIGMAEITRKTEAEGITQAGTYDQIVALLENYGLPTKLPKMPLEKVQEILFTDKKFENNALHICALEKIGKAQIVKIQKDQAIELFR; this is encoded by the coding sequence ATGAAGGAATTACTATGCGAAACAAGCAGCTCTCATCACTATCCCATTTTAATAGAAAAAGGGATAAAAGACCGGATTGCTTCGATGAAAACACTGTTTGCCCCTTACAATAAGGTGGTAATTATTACCGATAAAAATGTGGCTAAAAAATACCTGGCAGATATGGAAAGACAGGTGCGGGCTGCTGGTCCGAAAGTTTATAGTATTGTGATACCGGCTGGAGAAGAAAGTAAGTGTCTGAGTCAGGTTTCAGATATTTATGAAGAACTGGTTGAATGCAATGTAACCCGAAAAGATGCAATTCTAACCTTAGGCGGCGGTGTAGTTGGTGATTTGGGCGGTTTTTGTGCGGCCACTTATCTGCGTGGAATTGATTTTATCCAGGTGCCAACTTCTCTCCTGGCTCAGGTCGATAGCAGTGTGGGAGGAAAAGTTGGGATTGATCTGGATGCCGGAAAAAATCTGGTAGGTGCTTTTCATCAGCCGGAAGCGGTAATCATTGATCCTTTATTTTTAGACACGCTTGATGATCATTATCTGATGGACGGAATGGGCGAAGTCATAAAATATGGTTGTATTAAAAGTCAGAGTCTATTTGTCAAATTGATGGGTTATTCTTATCACGAGGATTTGATTGATGACATGGAAGAAATTATTGAAAAATGCTGTGCCATCAAAAAAACTGTTGTTGAAGCAGACGAACATGAACAGGGCCTTAGACGGATTTTAAATTTTGGGCATACGATTGGACATGTGGTCGAAACTTTCTATAAGTATAAAAAATATTCTCATGGACAAGGGGTTGCGATCGGCATGGCCGAGATTACCAGGAAAACTGAAGCTGAGGGGATCACCCAGGCTGGGACCTATGATCAAATTGTTGCCCTTCTGGAAAATTACGGGCTACCAACTAAGCTACCTAAAATGCCGCTTGAAAAAGTTCAGGAGATTCTGTTTACAGATAAAAAATTTGAAAACAATGCTTTGCACATTTGTGCGCTGGAAAAAATTGGAAAGGCTCAGATTGTTAAAATTCAAAAAGATCAGGCGATTGAGTTATTTCGCTAA